The genomic stretch GTGACCGTATCCGAGATGCCGAGTTCGTCGCGTGCATGGGCGCCGAGCGCATCATGGGTCATCAGCTGGGCGGCGACCTGCCCCGCAAGCTCGCGATCGAGCCCACGCCCGACGTAGATGGAGGTCAGCTCCATCAGCTCGTGCTCGGGGTCAGCGAGGAGCTCCCTGCGCTCGCGCTCGATGTCGGCCCGTTCGGTGTCGGACTGCGAGCTCACCGAAACGTATTCACCTGCGGCCATCGACATCGCCCCGGCGACCATGCCGGCCACACCTGCAATCAGGATGCTGGAGGAGGACGCCTCTGCCGCTGCCACGCCGAGGATGAGGCTGGAGGTGGACACGATGCCGTCGTTGGCACCGAGCACCGCCGCTCGAAGCCAGCCGATGCGTTGGGTGTGATGCTTCTCTACATGTCGCATGCGGGTCGCTCCACGCACGGCATGGACCGCATGCCGTCAGAAAAAGTGGCGCCAGAAAGCAGAACCGCGCCCTGGGGCGCGGTTCTGGGACTCAGATCAGAGCGTTTCGAGACGAAGTCGGGTGACCTTGCCTTCGACAACGTCCAGAGCCTCGATGCGGGCAATGGCGGCGTTGGCGTTCTTCTCCACCGTCTGATGCGTGAGCATGATGATGTCGGTCTGCGACTCGCCCTCGGCCGGTTCCTTCTGGATCATCGCGTCGATCGAGATGTCGCTGTCGGCCAGAATACGGGTGATGTCGGCCAGCACGCCCGGCTGGTCCTCGACCCGCATGCGCAGGTAGTAGGAGGTGATGATCTCGTCGATCGGCAGCACCGAAAGATCCTGCACCTGATCGGGCTGGAAGGCCAGATGCGGTACACGGTGCTCGGGATCGGCGGTGTGCAGGCGGGTGACATCGACCAGGTCGGCGATCACGGCCGAAGCGGTCGGCTCGGCGCCGGCGCCCTTGCCGTAATACAGGGTGGCGCCAACGGCATCGCCCTGCACCAGCACTGCGTTCATCGGGCCTTCGACGTTGGCGATCAGACGCTTCTCGGGGATCAGGGTCGGATGCACGCGCAGCTCGACGCCATCGTCACGCTTCTTGGCAATGCCGAGCAGCTTGATGCGATAGCCGAGTTGTTCGGCGTAGCTGATGTCAATCGACTCGAGCTTGGTGATGCCCTCGATGTGCGCCTTGTCGAACTGCATCGGGATACCGAATGCAATGGCGCTCATGATGGTGGCCTTGTGCGCGGCGTCGACGCCTTCGATGTCGAAGGTGGGGTCGGCTTCGGCGTAGCCCAGCGCCTGCGCTTCCTTGAG from Parazoarcus communis encodes the following:
- a CDS encoding homoserine dehydrogenase encodes the protein MKPINVGLLGIGTVGGGTFTVLKRNEEEITRRAGRPIRITTVADKNLVLAREVAGDDVKLTDDAFSVVTDPEIDIVIELIGGYGVARELVLKAIENGKHVVTANKALLAVHGNEIFAAAQEKGVMVAFEAAVAGGIPIIKALREGLSANRIQWLAGIINGTTNFILSEMRDRGLPFAEVLKEAQALGYAEADPTFDIEGVDAAHKATIMSAIAFGIPMQFDKAHIEGITKLESIDISYAEQLGYRIKLLGIAKKRDDGVELRVHPTLIPEKRLIANVEGPMNAVLVQGDAVGATLYYGKGAGAEPTASAVIADLVDVTRLHTADPEHRVPHLAFQPDQVQDLSVLPIDEIITSYYLRMRVEDQPGVLADITRILADSDISIDAMIQKEPAEGESQTDIIMLTHQTVEKNANAAIARIEALDVVEGKVTRLRLETL
- a CDS encoding VIT1/CCC1 transporter family protein, whose product is MRHVEKHHTQRIGWLRAAVLGANDGIVSTSSLILGVAAAEASSSSILIAGVAGMVAGAMSMAAGEYVSVSSQSDTERADIERERRELLADPEHELMELTSIYVGRGLDRELAGQVAAQLMTHDALGAHARDELGISDTVTARPVQAALSSAAAFSVGAALPLLVVLLVPVSALMWSVSGSSLLFLALLGALAANAGGAPVLTSVIRVGFWGALAMALTAGVGALFGVMV